The nucleotide sequence CTTCGCGTGAGTCGCACTGGTCGCAGTTGGTCGGGCGCACGCCCATCGATTCGCGGCATAAATTCCTTTTAAGTCAAATCAAACACAGGCCCGCGCTGCACTTTGGCAGGCGCGAGCAGTTTCTCAATCCAACGCTCCACGCCTTCGCTTTCGCCCGAGGCCCAGAACTGGTCTTCCGGTACGGTCGAATTCGACCGTACTTCGATTTGCAATGCCACATTCGCCGCCAAATTTTCCGCCGGATCGACAAAACAGATTTCGGGCGCGGCTTCGCGTAAAAGCGGCAACAGCAAGGGATAATGCGTGCAGCCAAGCACAACGGTGTCGCAACCGGCTTGTTGCAACGGCGCGAGATGCTTCTGAACGGCTTCACGAGCCGCGTCACTGCACGTTTGCTCGTTTTCGACGAGAGGCACGAATTCGGGGCACGCTTCTTCCGTAATTTGCAACGCCTTATTCGCGGCGCGCAGATACATCGAATACACGCCGCTTTCAACTGTCGCGCGCGTCGCAAGAACGCCGACTTTGCCGCTCTGCGTTTGCTCAGCCGCCGCGAGCGCGCCAGGTTCAATGGTGCCGTAAATCGGGACGTCGAAGGTTGCGCGCGCGAGGGGAAGTGCGAGGGCCGAACTGGTATTGCACGCAAACACCAGAATCTGCGCGCCCTGTTCGATGAGAAAACGCGAAATCGAAAGCGCGTAATGCCGCACTTCTTCGGGCGTGCGTTCGCCGTAGGGAACATGCGCGGTGTCGGCGAAATACAGCAAACGCGCATCGGGAACGTGTTGTTGAATACAGCGCGCCACGGTCAAGCCGCCGACACCAGAATCGCGCACTCCAATCGCGATGCTCAAGCCTTCGCCACCACACTGTTGTCGGCTTCGATAGGTTCCGAAGTATCGAGCGGCCCCATCGTTTCCACGCCTTTGCCGTTGATAAGCAATCGCACGCTGTCGCTTTCCGAGCCGGAGACTTGTTGTTTCGTTGCAATCGCCGTGTTGACAATCGACATCACGCGCGTTGTGGTTTCGGCGCTGCTCCAACCTTCGGCGTTGGCGGCGTAGGCTGCATTCAAGTTCACATCGACAATGCCGCCCTTCATTTTCACCGCAACAAGCGCGCTGCCTTGGGGAAAATAATCGGCGGCGTCTTTGAGCAAACGCTGAAGGGCGCGCGTGATGAGTGTTTCCTGCAACTGCGTGCGATTGGCGGCGATGCGTTCGGGCGAAAGCATCACGTCAGGCACGTCGATTGTTTTACGCACCAGTTTCGCGTCGTCGTTAGGAAACAGAATTTCGAGCCGCGCCGGACGCAGTTTTTCCGTTGTCGCCGCTTTGGGTATCGGGGCAACAAGCTTCGCAGCGACGGGCGGCACAGGTTTCACCGGGGATTTTTCTTCCGGCCCGCGCGCACCCAGCCACAATGCGCCTCCGAGCAGCAAAACCGGTAAGACAACAATCATGCCGGTTGTTTGCTTCGAGGGCTTTATCGGATTTCGCGGCGTCGTACGGTCGGATTCGACCGTACTTTTAGGTTCGTTTTCCATAATTTATTTATATTGCGAAACGTAGTTTGCAATGCCCTGTGCCATGCCGCGCGCCACACGGTCGCGGAACGCCGGATCGACCAGCAACGCTTCTTCGCGCGGATTTGAAATAAACGCCGTTTCGGTGAGAATGCTCGGCATATTGGTTTTGCGAATCACGAAAAACCGCGTTTGCGTCACGCCACGGTTGGGCAAGCCCGTCGCTTTCGTCAATTCTTTATGCACTTCTTTGGCGAACGCCGAAGACTTCGCTGTCCAGAAGAACGTCTCGGTTCCCGCCGAAGTGGAACGGAACGAATTGATGTGCACCGAAATAAACAAGTCGGCGCGGCGCGCATTGGCGAAATCGACGCGCGCCTGCAACGACGGATAGCTGTCGTCTTCGCGCGTCATTAATACGGTTGCGCCGCGCGCTTCGAGATACGTCCGCAGCCGCCGTGAAATATCGAGCGTGTGGTTCTTTTCTTTGCTGCGCGCGCCCGAAGCGCCGCCATCCTTGCCGCCATGCCCCGGATCGACAACAATTTTCATTCCGCGCAAAGTGCCGTTGCCACGCGGGATGTCGATAACCGGCTTGCCTTTGCCTCCGCCCGGGGATGAAAGCAACAGAGCAAAAATCGTTTTGTCGGGAAGCGGCTGCACAATGCTGCGAACTTCCTTGCTTAAATCGAGCACAACGCGCGTGGTGTCGGGAAAGCTCGTGAACATTCCGGCGCGCACTTGCTTCACTTCATTGAGGCCTGCGCTGACGCTGCGTTCGCCCGACGAATACGTCGCGTCGAAGCCCATCGAAAAGCCACGGAAGTCGAGATACAGCTTGGCCGGATTTTCGGTCGTGCCCTGCAAAACATCGCCCGGTTTGAGCGGTGCGGACGCTTTCACTGTAAGAACCGTGTAGCCTTTGGCCGGAAACAGCTCGACGCTTTGGATCGTCGGGTTGACCTGCAAAGTGCCGTCGGACGCCAAGCGAACCGAAGCGCCCAGAAGTGGCGCAACACTGTAAATCGGCAGCCAGATTTTGCCGCCCATCACGAGCGGCGCAGCGCGCAACGCCTGCTCCTGACCTTCAATCAGAGCGGTCGCTTTGCCAATGGTGAACACAATCGGCGCGCCTTGCGGAAGATTGATTTGAAAGTTCTGATCTTCCGATGGCGTATTAATATTTCCCGGAACATTTTTCACGGCGACACGCGTGGCGCTCGCGCCCAGCCGCGAAAGAATCTGCGAATTGTCGCCGACAATCGGCGCGAGAACATCGAGATTGCCGACACGAAGCGGCGTTTCGGCGATGTTTTGTCCCGCGACACGAATGCGTTTGACAAGCGCCAGATCGATGGGCAGTGCTCCCATCGAAGTCGTTGGATTCGCCGTATTTTCAGCGGTTTCGCTGCGCGGCGCACTGCCGACCATCGGCGTCAGCACTTCTTCATCGGCACGCGCGGGCGAAAATGCCGCCAACGCGAAAGAAACAAAAAGCGCCGTGCGCGCGGAAAATTTGGGATACGAAAAAAACTTCATGCAACGTCCTTGTAGAAAACGCGCTGGAACGCGTCGGCGATATTCGACACGCGCGGAGGCGCGGCGTTTCCACAGTGCAACTAATCAGACAGGAAGTACGGTCGAAATCGACCGTACTTCCTGCTTTGAAACCGAGAATCAAACCGCCGCGCGAACAACAGCAGCGAACGAATCGGCCTTGAGGCTGGCGCCGCCAACGAGAGCGCCATCGATGTTGGGACGCGACAGCAAATCTTTCGCGTTATCGGCCTTGACGCTGCCGCCGTATTGCACACGCACGCCGTCTCCCGCTGCCGCGCCGAAGCCCGTTGCAACAGTCGCGCGAATCACGCCGCACACGCGGTCGGCTTCGTCGGCTTCGCAGGTTTCGCCGGTTCCAATCGCCCAAACGGGCTCGTAAGCGAGAACCAAGTTCGCGGCCTGTTCAGGCGAAATGCCATCGAGTGCCATTACAATCTGGTTTTCAACAACAGCGTCGGTGTGTCCGTTCTGACGCTCCTGCAAAGTCTCGCCAACGCAAACAATCGGCTTGAGCCCGGCAGCAAGCGCGGCGTGCAATTTCTTGTTTACCGATTGATCGGAATCGCCAAAGACGCCACCAGCCTGACCTTCCAAATCGGGTTCGGGCACGCCGAAACGCCCACGACGCTCGCTGTGGCCCAAAACAACATACGTTGCGCCCGCATCAAGCAACAACGACGGCGAAACTTCGCCGGTGTAAGCGCCGCTTTCTTTCCAGTACATATCCTGCGCGCCCAGTTCGACAGAGCTTCCGGCGAGCGCTTGTTTGGTCGAAGCAAGCGCGGTAAAGACCGGACACAGCAACACATCGACGCCTTGAACATCTTGTACCAACGGCGCGAATTCCTGTGCGAAGCTCTGGGCCTCGGCGATGGTCTTATTCAATTTCCAGTTTCCGGCGATTATTGGTGTACGCATCAGTTCTCCTGTAAGTTCGGTTCAAGGGTATACAAAAAAACGCCGCGCGCTTCGTATTGAAGCGCGCGGCGCAGGAGGAAGTACGGTCGAAACCGATGTTAGTCGCGGCTTCCGCCGAGGATATTGAGCAGCGACATGAAGATGTTGAAGAACGAGATGAACAAGCCTAGCGCAGCGGCTCCGGCCTGATTGCGGCGATATTCATGAACCAGATTGCTGGTCTGATAAAGCACATAGCCGCTCGACATCAGCAAGACGCCCCACGAAATGAAGTAGCTGAAGTTGAAGTTCTTGAAGAACAACGCGTTCAGCACACTGCCGGCGATGAGGGAAATCATGCCGACGACAAGCATTCCGCCCAGAAAATTAAAGTCTTTCTTGGTGATGAGCACATACGCCGTGAGAGAGCCGAAAATCACGACCGACAACATGGCCGCTTGTCCGACAACGGAGGGAGCAAAGACGGCAATAATCGGCGCCGTGATAAAGCCCAGCAATGCGGTAAAGCCGACAAGCGCAACAACATCAAGGCCGGGACGTTGCGCCAGAACTTGTGCCCCAATCGACGCACCGAAAATAATGCCGATGTAAAGCAGCGGCATCTTCAAGATGGAAAGCGAAGTCGCCGTCAGCGCCGGAGTCATCAGCGTAAGAGCGCCCATGGCGACGCAGCAGAAGACGCCCAGCATAAACAGCACATAGGTTTTGCGAATAAAGCTCATCTGTGCTTCATTCGAGAGTTCACTGACCATTCCGGTATTGGTGCCAGTGACGAACGGATTCGGTGGTTGCGAATTCGGATTCATTGTTTTCTCCTCAATTTGCCGCACGTTTGCGCGGCGGTCTCAAGACAATTCTAAGCGGAAATCGTTCCGCCATTTACATCACAAGTACGGTCGAGTTCGACCGTACTTGTGGTGTATCACGCACGCTGCAAAATTACTTCTCGTCGAGCGCGGCAACGCCAGGCAATTCTTTGCCTTCCAAGAATTCCAGACTCGCACCGCCGCCGGTGGAAACATGGCTCATTTGTTCGACGAGGCCGAATTCTTTCACCGCAGCCGCCGAATCGCCGCCGCCAATGATTGTCGTTGCGCCCTTAGCCGTTGCGCGTCCGACAGCTTCGGCAACCGCGCGCGTGCCGCCGGAAAACGGCGTTACTTCAAAGCGGCCCATCGGCCCGTTCCACAACACGGTTTTCGCGTTCTCGATAACAGCGCAGTAATCGGCGACTGTTTTCGGCCCGATGTCCATGCCCATTTTGTCGGCGGGAATTCCTGCAAACGGCACGACTTCGGTTTGGGCGTCTTCGGCGTCGCGGTCGGCAGCGATGAAATCCTGAGGCAAGCGGAAATCGCGGCCTTCACTTTTCGCCAGTTCCAAAAGCTCGGCGGCAATCGGCGCATCCTCGACTTTGAAATACGAAGTGCCGACTTCAAATTCTTGCGCTTTGACAAACGCGTAGCTCATCGCGCCGCCGACGATTAAGGTATCGACTTTCGGCAGCAAGTTCCGAATCACGCCGATTTTATCGGAAACCTTCACGCCGCCCAGAATGGCAACGAACGGGCGCTGCGGTTCGCTGAGCAACGGGCCGAGCGCATCGAGTTCACGGCCCATCAAAAGGCCAGCGACGCAAGGTTTGCCCGCTGCGCGCATCGCTTCGGCGACGCCTGCCGTCGAAGCGTGTGCGCGGTGAGCCGCACCAAACGCGTCGTTGACATAAACATCGGCCAGGCCAGCGAGCTGCGCGGCAAAACCGGCATCGTTGGCTTCTTCTTCGGGATTAAAACGCAGGTTTTCCAGGAGCAAAACGTCGCCCGCGCCAATTTTGGCAGCGGCAGCCTGAGCGCTTTCGCCGACTGCATCCGAAGCGGTTGCAACCGGCTGGCCGAGCAGCTCGTGCAAGCGGCGCGCGACTGGCGTGAGTCGCATTTCTTCGACAACTTTTCCTTTGGGGCGGCCAAAATGCGCCATCAGAATGACGGCAGCGCCGCCATCGAGCAATGCGTTCAGCGTCGGCAACGTTTCGCGGATGCGCGCATCATCGGAGATTTGACCTGTCGTTTCGTCGAGTGGCACATTGTAATCCACGCGCACTAGAACCTTCTTACCCTTCACATCGATATCATTGATTGTTTTCTTGTTCATAACGCCGCAATTTTATCCGATATGTCTGGTCGAAATCGACCGTACCCCATTAAGATTTGTGAGTTTTGCGCCATTGCAACGGCGTGGTTCCGGTGAAGCGGCGAAACGTGGCTGCAAAGTGCTGGCTGGAAGCAAAACCGAGTTCGAGCGCGATATGCGCCACGGAGGCATCAGAGGTTGCGAGAGTCTGACAGGCGCGGTCAATGCGTGTCTGCAGCAAATAGCGGCGCGGCGACATGCCGGTTTCCTTCGTGAACAGTTCGCAAAGATGATTCGCCGAAAGCCCGCTTTCGCGCGCCAACTCGTCGAGAGGCCAGGCGCGCTGCGGCTCGGCGGCGAGCAGCAAACGCACGCGCGCCACCGCCGGATGGCCTAAGGTTTCGGGCGCGTCGTCCTGCACGACACGCGCCGCCTGGATGACAAGGGCATCAAGCGCCAGTTGCAACCCGATATTTCGGTACAGCGACGACTGCGTTGCTTCACCCAAAAGAGTGCGAAACGGAACCTGTAGAGACGCCGCATTTTCGATGCAAATGATTTTTTGGCCTCCAAACGCCGCGCGCAAAGGTTCGTGGCGCGTAAAGACGGTTTCCATATCGAAGGCGGCGTAGAAGTAATGCTGCTTGGCCGATGTGCTGTGAACCAGCCAATGCCGCACACCCGGCGCGACCGCGAAAAGCGCGCCTGCCGACAAATCGTAATCCCGTCCCAGCCCGCTCCAGCGCGAAGTGCCGCTGACTTGAAGGAGAAATTCCCAAACGTTGTGTTTGTGTTTGCCGATGCTGTAAGTCGGCGGCACCCAGTGTTCGCCGATGTGCAAAGCGCCTGGCAACGACTGCGTTAAATCGTGGCCTTCGACATGGAACCCGGCTAAAACGCCACGAGGTCGAAGAATCGACGCAACAAAAGATTCGGACACAATCCGAAGATTACGTACATTCTGCCGCAGATTTCAACCGCGAGAGGCTTGGCGCTGCGTCAAAAGTACAGTCGAATCTGGACGTAAAGGAAGAGACAATGGTTTTCAGCGAAGAACAAAAGAAACAGTTTCAGGAAGAAGGCTGGCTGGCCGTCGAGAATTTCTGGGACGAAACCGAAATCGCGGCAATGCGCGCCGAATTACAACGGTTGCAAGATGTCGGTTTGCTCCGTAACGTCGCGACCGAAGGCGATGGCAAAACGACCGCGCAAAACAAAGCGAATTTGCAGCTTTGCCCGATGGCGCCGCATTCGCGCTTTTTCCGCGCGATGCCGTTTGCGCCTAAAGCTCTCGAAGCCGTACGCAGTCTTCTGGGCGACCCGGTTTTGCTCCATCTCGATCAGGTGTTTGTGAAACCTGCGCGTCATGGCGCGGGCACCAACTGGCATCAGGATAACGCGTATTTCCGAATTTCCGATCCGTTAATGGGCACTGCTCTGTGGACGGCGGTTCATGATGCGAATGAAGCCAACGGCACTATCCGCGTCATTCCGCGCCGTTTCCGCGAGGAACTGAAGCACACACGCGATGGCGATAGCGATCATCATATTCGCTGCTATCCCGATGAATCGGAAGCCGTTTCGGTCGAGCTTCCGGCGGGCGGCGTGGTGTTCTTCTGCTACGGAACGCCCCACGCGACCGGCGCCAACAACACCGATGCCGACCGCGCCGGAGTTGCGCTCCACTTTCTGCGTACCGACTTTGCACAACCCGAACTGGTCGAAGAAGGCCGCGATTACCGCCCGTTGCTTTCCGGCCCTGGCGCGAGTGGCGGCGAAGCCGAATACGGCGAACGGGTTGCCGGAACATGGGAAGCCGAAGTGCAGCACGCTCTGGGTGCCGTCGCCGCATAAAAGAAGTCACGCCCCAAAAAGTACGGTCGAAATCGACCGTACTTTTTTGTTGCCTGTCCCCAATGACACTTTTCAAACAGATCGGCGATGTCGCGTTTAATGGAGGCGTTAGTCTGTCGAGCAACAATTTTGTAAACGCAAGAATTCGACGTAACATA is from Abditibacteriaceae bacterium and encodes:
- a CDS encoding phytanoyl-CoA dioxygenase family protein, coding for MVFSEEQKKQFQEEGWLAVENFWDETEIAAMRAELQRLQDVGLLRNVATEGDGKTTAQNKANLQLCPMAPHSRFFRAMPFAPKALEAVRSLLGDPVLLHLDQVFVKPARHGAGTNWHQDNAYFRISDPLMGTALWTAVHDANEANGTIRVIPRRFREELKHTRDGDSDHHIRCYPDESEAVSVELPAGGVVFFCYGTPHATGANNTDADRAGVALHFLRTDFAQPELVEEGRDYRPLLSGPGASGGEAEYGERVAGTWEAEVQHALGAVAA
- a CDS encoding AraC family transcriptional regulator, which gives rise to MSESFVASILRPRGVLAGFHVEGHDLTQSLPGALHIGEHWVPPTYSIGKHKHNVWEFLLQVSGTSRWSGLGRDYDLSAGALFAVAPGVRHWLVHSTSAKQHYFYAAFDMETVFTRHEPLRAAFGGQKIICIENAASLQVPFRTLLGEATQSSLYRNIGLQLALDALVIQAARVVQDDAPETLGHPAVARVRLLLAAEPQRAWPLDELARESGLSANHLCELFTKETGMSPRRYLLQTRIDRACQTLATSDASVAHIALELGFASSQHFAATFRRFTGTTPLQWRKTHKS
- a CDS encoding phosphoglycerate kinase; the protein is MNKKTINDIDVKGKKVLVRVDYNVPLDETTGQISDDARIRETLPTLNALLDGGAAVILMAHFGRPKGKVVEEMRLTPVARRLHELLGQPVATASDAVGESAQAAAAKIGAGDVLLLENLRFNPEEEANDAGFAAQLAGLADVYVNDAFGAAHRAHASTAGVAEAMRAAGKPCVAGLLMGRELDALGPLLSEPQRPFVAILGGVKVSDKIGVIRNLLPKVDTLIVGGAMSYAFVKAQEFEVGTSYFKVEDAPIAAELLELAKSEGRDFRLPQDFIAADRDAEDAQTEVVPFAGIPADKMGMDIGPKTVADYCAVIENAKTVLWNGPMGRFEVTPFSGGTRAVAEAVGRATAKGATTIIGGGDSAAAVKEFGLVEQMSHVSTGGGASLEFLEGKELPGVAALDEK
- the tpiA gene encoding triose-phosphate isomerase; this encodes MRTPIIAGNWKLNKTIAEAQSFAQEFAPLVQDVQGVDVLLCPVFTALASTKQALAGSSVELGAQDMYWKESGAYTGEVSPSLLLDAGATYVVLGHSERRGRFGVPEPDLEGQAGGVFGDSDQSVNKKLHAALAAGLKPIVCVGETLQERQNGHTDAVVENQIVMALDGISPEQAANLVLAYEPVWAIGTGETCEADEADRVCGVIRATVATGFGAAAGDGVRVQYGGSVKADNAKDLLSRPNIDGALVGGASLKADSFAAVVRAAV
- a CDS encoding N-acetylmuramoyl-L-alanine amidase; this encodes MKFFSYPKFSARTALFVSFALAAFSPARADEEVLTPMVGSAPRSETAENTANPTTSMGALPIDLALVKRIRVAGQNIAETPLRVGNLDVLAPIVGDNSQILSRLGASATRVAVKNVPGNINTPSEDQNFQINLPQGAPIVFTIGKATALIEGQEQALRAAPLVMGGKIWLPIYSVAPLLGASVRLASDGTLQVNPTIQSVELFPAKGYTVLTVKASAPLKPGDVLQGTTENPAKLYLDFRGFSMGFDATYSSGERSVSAGLNEVKQVRAGMFTSFPDTTRVVLDLSKEVRSIVQPLPDKTIFALLLSSPGGGKGKPVIDIPRGNGTLRGMKIVVDPGHGGKDGGASGARSKEKNHTLDISRRLRTYLEARGATVLMTREDDSYPSLQARVDFANARRADLFISVHINSFRSTSAGTETFFWTAKSSAFAKEVHKELTKATGLPNRGVTQTRFFVIRKTNMPSILTETAFISNPREEALLVDPAFRDRVARGMAQGIANYVSQYK
- a CDS encoding GerMN domain-containing protein, which codes for MENEPKSTVESDRTTPRNPIKPSKQTTGMIVVLPVLLLGGALWLGARGPEEKSPVKPVPPVAAKLVAPIPKAATTEKLRPARLEILFPNDDAKLVRKTIDVPDVMLSPERIAANRTQLQETLITRALQRLLKDAADYFPQGSALVAVKMKGGIVDVNLNAAYAANAEGWSSAETTTRVMSIVNTAIATKQQVSGSESDSVRLLINGKGVETMGPLDTSEPIEADNSVVAKA
- the murI gene encoding glutamate racemase, with the protein product MSIAIGVRDSGVGGLTVARCIQQHVPDARLLYFADTAHVPYGERTPEEVRHYALSISRFLIEQGAQILVFACNTSSALALPLARATFDVPIYGTIEPGALAAAEQTQSGKVGVLATRATVESGVYSMYLRAANKALQITEEACPEFVPLVENEQTCSDAAREAVQKHLAPLQQAGCDTVVLGCTHYPLLLPLLREAAPEICFVDPAENLAANVALQIEVRSNSTVPEDQFWASGESEGVERWIEKLLAPAKVQRGPVFDLT
- a CDS encoding Bax inhibitor-1/YccA family protein, whose amino-acid sequence is MNPNSQPPNPFVTGTNTGMVSELSNEAQMSFIRKTYVLFMLGVFCCVAMGALTLMTPALTATSLSILKMPLLYIGIIFGASIGAQVLAQRPGLDVVALVGFTALLGFITAPIIAVFAPSVVGQAAMLSVVIFGSLTAYVLITKKDFNFLGGMLVVGMISLIAGSVLNALFFKNFNFSYFISWGVLLMSSGYVLYQTSNLVHEYRRNQAGAAALGLFISFFNIFMSLLNILGGSRD